Proteins encoded by one window of Shewanella avicenniae:
- a CDS encoding L-lactate permease, whose product MTFLQLIASLSPVISVMLFLVLLRLPASKAMPISAVITALAAVFVWHMDTNMLAASVVEGLLSAITPLTIIFGAVFLLNTLKYSGAMDTIRAGFTNISADARVQVIIICWLFGAFIEGSAGFGTPAAIGAPLLVLLGIPPVAAAVVALIADSVCVSFGAIGLPVTFGMKQGLIQNGTSMASSYFDAHGGSFDGYAQFIAHHMITMDLITGSLIPLVMVAVLTGFFGRNKSFKEGLAVWKFALFAGLAFTVPAWTINYFAGPEFPSVIGSLIGMAIVIPVAKKGLLLPKTPWNDFAENDNNADAGLHTEVRFSQLAAWSPYLIMAALLVLSRVVTPLKAWLSSFNINITGIMGTSLKASFATFYAPGIFFVAVCILGFFLFRMNAQAIKTSVGVSCKSMIPTIISLGASVPMVKIFLNSGTNDADLSSMPVALAQMLGSSLGSVWEWVSPIVGIFGAFLSGSATFSNMMFSGLQYSVAENIGGNHTIFLALQGMGANAGNMLCVMNVVAAATVVGMAGRESEIIRKTMPVAICYALLAGTIAFVWGGY is encoded by the coding sequence ATGACCTTTCTGCAACTAATAGCAAGTCTCAGCCCAGTAATTAGCGTCATGCTGTTCCTGGTTTTATTGCGCTTACCAGCATCTAAAGCTATGCCGATTTCTGCAGTGATTACCGCACTTGCAGCAGTCTTTGTTTGGCACATGGACACTAACATGCTTGCCGCATCTGTGGTCGAAGGTTTGTTGTCAGCGATTACTCCGCTGACCATCATCTTTGGCGCAGTATTCCTGCTCAACACGCTTAAATATTCAGGTGCGATGGACACCATTCGCGCCGGTTTCACTAACATCAGTGCTGACGCTCGGGTGCAAGTGATTATCATCTGTTGGCTGTTTGGTGCCTTTATTGAAGGTTCTGCTGGCTTCGGTACACCTGCCGCAATCGGCGCACCGTTGTTGGTGTTACTGGGCATTCCACCCGTTGCTGCCGCAGTTGTTGCCCTGATTGCTGACTCTGTCTGTGTATCGTTCGGTGCGATTGGTCTGCCAGTTACCTTTGGTATGAAACAAGGTCTGATCCAAAACGGTACCAGCATGGCCAGCAGCTACTTTGACGCTCACGGCGGTAGCTTCGACGGTTATGCGCAGTTCATCGCTCACCATATGATCACTATGGACTTGATTACAGGTTCATTGATCCCATTAGTTATGGTTGCAGTGTTGACTGGCTTTTTTGGTCGCAACAAATCGTTTAAAGAAGGTTTGGCGGTGTGGAAATTTGCCCTGTTCGCCGGTTTAGCCTTCACTGTACCAGCCTGGACCATCAACTACTTCGCCGGTCCTGAATTCCCATCGGTTATCGGTTCATTGATCGGTATGGCGATTGTGATCCCAGTGGCGAAAAAAGGGCTGCTGTTGCCTAAAACACCATGGAACGACTTTGCTGAGAATGACAATAATGCCGATGCAGGTCTGCATACCGAAGTGCGTTTTTCTCAGTTAGCAGCGTGGTCTCCTTATTTGATCATGGCGGCACTGTTGGTATTGTCACGCGTGGTAACCCCATTAAAAGCGTGGTTGAGCAGCTTTAACATCAACATCACGGGTATTATGGGCACCAGCCTTAAAGCAAGTTTTGCCACCTTCTACGCACCGGGTATTTTCTTCGTCGCCGTGTGTATCCTTGGCTTCTTCCTATTCAGAATGAACGCTCAAGCGATTAAAACGTCTGTTGGCGTATCATGTAAGTCAATGATCCCAACTATTATTTCACTAGGCGCATCAGTGCCTATGGTTAAAATCTTCCTTAACTCAGGGACTAACGATGCGGATCTGTCTTCAATGCCAGTCGCATTGGCACAAATGTTAGGCTCATCACTGGGCTCAGTATGGGAATGGGTATCACCTATCGTAGGTATCTTCGGTGCCTTCCTGTCAGGTAGTGCCACCTTCTCTAACATGATGTTCTCTGGGTTACAGTACAGTGTTGCCGAAAATATCGGCGGCAATCACACCATCTTCCTTGCACTTCAGGGCATGGGCGCTAACGCCGGTAACATGTTGTGCGTGATGAACGTTGTGGCAGCGGCTACCGTGGTAGGTATGGCTGGTCGCGAGTCTGAAATCATCCGTAAAACTATGCCGGTAGCAATCTGCTATGCACTTCTGGCTGGTACTATCGCCTTCGTTTGGGGCGGTTACTAA
- a CDS encoding FAD-binding and (Fe-S)-binding domain-containing protein, with protein MSINYQAVVQDLRHSLGESAVSDDPVRRFAWSTDASYFRIVPEVVVHAENLDQVKQTLAVARKHKAPVTFRAAGTSLSGQAIGEGILLMLGFDGFRTLNINEDASAITLGAAIIGSDANAALKKFNKKIGPDPATLTSAMVGGIYSNNASGMCCGTAQNSYQTVKSVKLVLADGTELDTGNEASKAVFRETHANLLEQVKQLGEMARGNEALAARIRKKYAIKNTTGYSLNALVDFEDPFDIIEHLMVGAEGTLAFVNEVTYHTVIEAKYKASAMAVFFNMEDAARAIPPIIGESVAAAELLDWASIKAVTGKPGMPDWIGSLPEGSAILLIESRSDDEATLESYTKDVIEKLAFLETERPITFSKDPAVYGKYWAMRSGLFPIIGGARPKGTSVIIEDVAFEVEHLANAAHDLTELFHKHGYHEGVIYGHALAGNFHFIITPTFATQDDITRFHNFMDDVADMVINKYDGSMKAEHGTGRAVAPFVEAEWGTDAYTLMKSIKQVFDPEGLLNPGVILNDDKNVHIKNIKPCPVVDDFVDRCIECGFCEKTCPTSALNLTPRQRIATLREISRLESSGDKEGAEKMRAAAKYDVVDTCAACQLCTIACPVDNSMGNLVRKLRTPYITSTQQKVLDFQANNWGAVNQALATGFNILNVLHKVTGDSITGGLMKAGRMISSEVPYWNPDFPKGGNLPQPSAPVAGQPSVIYFAACGGRTFGKTPQDPDDRTLPDVTVALLERAGFNVITPPKTRSLCCGQMWESKGDFKNADGKRDELIGVLRDISNNGQIPIVIDALSCTYRTLTGNPEFKILDLVDFIHDEVMPKLTIKKKSTVALHLGCSARKMHIEPKMEAIAAACSSNIVRPEGIVCCGYAGEKGLYKPEINETALRNIKKLLPAEAKEGYYANRMCEVGLSHHSGISYRHLAYLLEECTR; from the coding sequence ATGTCTATTAATTATCAAGCCGTAGTACAGGACTTGCGTCATTCTCTGGGGGAAAGCGCAGTTAGTGATGATCCAGTTCGTCGTTTTGCCTGGTCTACCGACGCCAGTTATTTTCGTATAGTGCCAGAAGTGGTGGTGCACGCTGAGAATCTGGATCAAGTCAAACAAACCTTAGCTGTAGCAAGAAAACACAAAGCTCCTGTTACCTTCCGTGCCGCCGGTACCAGCTTGTCAGGACAAGCCATTGGTGAAGGCATTTTATTGATGTTGGGCTTTGATGGTTTCCGCACCTTGAATATCAACGAGGATGCTTCAGCCATTACCTTAGGCGCAGCGATTATTGGTAGTGATGCCAACGCCGCACTTAAAAAATTCAACAAGAAAATCGGCCCAGACCCCGCCACGCTGACCTCTGCTATGGTCGGTGGTATCTATTCTAACAACGCCTCAGGCATGTGCTGTGGTACTGCACAAAACAGCTATCAAACCGTTAAGTCGGTGAAGTTAGTGTTAGCCGACGGCACTGAGTTAGATACCGGCAATGAAGCCTCTAAAGCAGTGTTCCGTGAAACTCACGCTAACCTGCTCGAGCAAGTGAAACAACTGGGTGAAATGGCGCGTGGCAACGAAGCGTTAGCTGCTCGTATCCGTAAAAAATACGCCATTAAAAACACCACAGGTTACAGCCTCAATGCGCTGGTCGATTTTGAAGATCCATTCGATATCATCGAGCACTTGATGGTGGGTGCTGAAGGCACCTTGGCCTTTGTGAACGAAGTGACCTATCACACCGTTATTGAAGCCAAGTACAAAGCCTCTGCCATGGCGGTATTCTTCAACATGGAAGACGCTGCGCGCGCGATTCCACCGATTATCGGTGAAAGCGTGGCTGCGGCTGAACTGCTCGACTGGGCATCGATTAAAGCGGTAACCGGTAAGCCAGGCATGCCTGATTGGATCGGTTCACTGCCAGAAGGCTCAGCGATTCTGCTGATTGAATCCCGCTCAGATGATGAAGCTACGTTAGAAAGCTACACCAAAGATGTGATTGAAAAATTAGCATTTTTGGAAACTGAACGTCCTATCACCTTCAGTAAAGACCCTGCGGTTTACGGTAAATACTGGGCGATGCGTTCTGGCTTATTCCCGATCATTGGTGGCGCACGTCCAAAAGGCACGTCAGTGATCATTGAAGACGTGGCCTTTGAAGTTGAACACTTGGCTAACGCCGCCCATGATCTGACCGAACTGTTCCACAAACATGGTTATCATGAAGGGGTAATTTACGGCCACGCGTTGGCAGGTAACTTCCACTTTATCATTACCCCAACCTTTGCGACCCAAGACGATATCACCCGTTTCCATAACTTTATGGATGACGTGGCGGATATGGTGATCAACAAGTACGACGGCTCAATGAAAGCTGAGCACGGTACTGGTCGCGCTGTAGCACCGTTTGTGGAAGCTGAATGGGGCACTGATGCCTACACCCTGATGAAGAGCATCAAGCAAGTATTCGACCCAGAAGGCTTGCTCAACCCCGGGGTTATCCTCAACGACGATAAAAACGTCCACATTAAAAACATTAAACCATGTCCAGTGGTTGATGATTTTGTTGACCGTTGTATCGAATGTGGTTTCTGCGAAAAAACTTGCCCTACCTCAGCATTGAACCTGACGCCACGTCAACGTATTGCGACCTTGCGTGAAATCTCACGTTTGGAAAGCAGCGGTGACAAAGAAGGCGCAGAGAAGATGCGTGCTGCGGCTAAATACGATGTAGTGGATACCTGTGCCGCCTGTCAGCTGTGTACCATTGCCTGTCCAGTGGATAACAGCATGGGCAATCTGGTGCGTAAACTGCGTACACCGTATATCACCAGTACCCAACAAAAAGTGCTCGATTTCCAAGCCAATAACTGGGGCGCGGTTAACCAAGCACTGGCAACTGGATTTAATATCCTCAACGTACTGCACAAAGTGACGGGCGATAGCATCACCGGTGGCTTGATGAAAGCTGGCCGCATGATCTCAAGTGAAGTGCCTTACTGGAACCCAGATTTTCCAAAAGGCGGTAACTTGCCACAACCTTCTGCGCCTGTGGCAGGTCAACCAAGCGTGATTTACTTTGCAGCTTGCGGCGGCCGTACCTTTGGTAAGACCCCACAAGACCCAGATGATCGTACCCTGCCAGATGTGACCGTTGCATTATTAGAACGTGCTGGCTTTAACGTGATCACTCCACCGAAGACTCGTAGCCTGTGCTGCGGTCAGATGTGGGAATCTAAAGGCGACTTCAAAAACGCCGATGGCAAACGTGATGAGCTGATTGGGGTACTGCGTGACATCTCTAATAACGGTCAAATCCCGATTGTGATTGATGCGTTGTCATGTACTTATCGCACTCTGACAGGCAACCCTGAGTTCAAGATCCTCGACTTAGTGGATTTCATTCACGATGAAGTGATGCCAAAGCTCACCATCAAGAAGAAATCTACCGTAGCGCTGCACTTAGGCTGTTCAGCTCGTAAGATGCACATTGAGCCGAAGATGGAAGCTATTGCGGCAGCCTGCTCAAGCAATATCGTGCGTCCTGAAGGCATTGTCTGTTGTGGTTACGCCGGTGAAAAAGGTTTGTACAAGCCTGAAATCAACGAAACTGCGCTGCGTAACATCAAGAAACTGCTGCCTGCAGAAGCCAAAGAAGGCTACTACGCTAACCGCATGTGTGAAGTTGGCTTAAGCCATCACAGCGGCATTTCGTATCG
- the nadK gene encoding NAD(+) kinase, with protein MTSEFHTIGLIGKPHHKGTNQTLNRLLHWLHAKGYEVLVEERVASELEAKVEAVDLLEIGERCQMAIVVGGDGNMLGAARVLARFGIAVIGVNRGNLGFLTDLSPDAFEEPLAEVLAGNYEIEHRFLLETKVYRHGEVKACNTAVNEAVLHPGKIAHMIEFEVYIDDRFMYSQRADGMIVSTPTGSTAYSLSAGGSILTPNLQALILVPMFPHTLSCRPIVVDAASIIKLVVSPHNGEPLEVGCDGHVTLAVLPGDEIIIQRCSEQLKLIHPKGYNYFHVLRNKLGWGSKLF; from the coding sequence ATGACCTCAGAATTTCATACCATAGGTCTGATTGGTAAACCTCACCATAAGGGCACTAATCAAACACTCAACCGCTTACTGCATTGGTTACACGCAAAAGGTTATGAAGTGCTCGTGGAAGAACGGGTGGCAAGCGAGCTGGAAGCAAAAGTTGAAGCGGTTGATCTGCTCGAAATCGGCGAACGTTGCCAAATGGCTATAGTGGTCGGTGGTGACGGCAATATGTTGGGCGCAGCACGAGTGCTGGCACGCTTTGGCATTGCCGTGATCGGGGTTAACCGAGGCAATTTAGGCTTTCTTACCGATTTATCACCCGATGCCTTTGAAGAGCCGCTCGCCGAAGTGTTGGCGGGCAATTATGAGATTGAACATCGCTTTCTGCTGGAAACCAAAGTCTATCGTCATGGTGAAGTAAAAGCCTGTAATACCGCGGTAAACGAAGCCGTGCTTCACCCAGGTAAAATCGCCCACATGATTGAATTTGAAGTCTATATTGACGACAGATTTATGTACAGCCAACGCGCCGACGGCATGATTGTGTCTACACCAACTGGGTCAACAGCCTATTCGCTGTCCGCCGGTGGCTCGATTTTGACCCCAAATCTGCAAGCATTGATTTTGGTGCCGATGTTTCCGCACACCCTGTCTTGTCGGCCGATTGTGGTGGATGCCGCCAGCATCATTAAATTGGTGGTTTCACCACACAATGGTGAACCGTTAGAAGTTGGTTGTGACGGTCATGTCACTTTGGCCGTATTGCCCGGTGATGAAATTATTATTCAGCGCTGCAGTGAGCAGCTAAAGCTGATTCATCCGAAGGGATATAACTACTTTCACGTGTTAAGAAACAAATTAGGCTGGGGCAGCAAACTGTTCTGA
- the grpE gene encoding nucleotide exchange factor GrpE — protein MSNESSKAGQEQVEEVVETVQENETGATETTAENVADVIDELTQANFRIEELEQALAEAEAKVAEQKDSVLRAAAESENVRRRAALDVEKAHKFALEKFANELLPVIDNMERALVGAENADDAIKPVLEGVELTLKTFISAVEKFGVKAVDPVGEAFNPEQHQAIGMQPSAEFPANTVMLVMQKGYLLNDRLLRPAMVMVSQGGASVDTQA, from the coding sequence ATGAGCAACGAGTCATCAAAAGCAGGGCAGGAGCAGGTTGAAGAAGTGGTAGAAACTGTTCAGGAAAATGAAACTGGTGCCACAGAAACTACCGCTGAAAACGTCGCTGACGTGATTGACGAGCTGACCCAAGCCAACTTCCGCATTGAGGAACTGGAACAAGCTTTGGCTGAAGCCGAAGCTAAGGTAGCAGAGCAGAAAGATTCTGTTTTGCGTGCGGCTGCGGAATCAGAAAACGTACGTCGTCGTGCAGCGTTAGATGTTGAAAAGGCACATAAGTTTGCCTTGGAAAAATTCGCCAACGAGCTGTTGCCGGTTATCGACAACATGGAGCGAGCACTGGTGGGCGCTGAGAATGCAGACGATGCGATTAAGCCCGTACTTGAAGGTGTTGAGCTGACGCTGAAGACCTTTATCAGTGCGGTAGAGAAGTTCGGTGTGAAAGCGGTTGACCCAGTGGGTGAAGCCTTTAATCCAGAACAGCATCAAGCGATTGGTATGCAGCCAAGTGCTGAATTCCCAGCTAATACTGTGATGCTGGTGATGCAAAAAGGTTATCTGTTGAACGACCGTTTGTTGCGTCCTGCCATGGTGATGGTATCGCAAGGCGGCGCGAGTGTAGATACCCAAGCATAA